Proteins encoded in a region of the Pseudomonas sp. PDNC002 genome:
- a CDS encoding molybdopterin-synthase adenylyltransferase MoeB, whose translation MLSDSELLRYSRQILLPQIDVDGQLRLKDSRVLIVGLGGLGAPVALYLAAAGVGELHLADFDTVDLTNLQRQIIHDTDSVGVSKVDSAIARLTAINPDVKLVAHRHALDADSLDAAVAAVDLVLDCCDNFGTREAVNAACVAAKKPLVSGAAIRLEGQLSVFDPRREESPCYHCLYGHGSEAELTCSEAGVVGPLVGLVGSLQALEALKLLAGFGEPLVGRLLLIDALGSRFRELRVKRDPQCAVCGAAHG comes from the coding sequence ATGCTGAGCGATAGCGAACTGCTGCGTTACAGCCGGCAGATCCTGCTGCCGCAGATCGACGTGGATGGGCAACTGCGCCTGAAGGACAGCCGCGTGCTGATCGTCGGCCTGGGCGGTCTCGGAGCTCCGGTGGCGCTGTACCTCGCGGCGGCCGGCGTCGGTGAGCTGCACCTGGCCGATTTCGACACGGTTGACCTGACCAACCTGCAGCGGCAGATCATCCATGACACCGACAGCGTGGGCGTGAGCAAGGTGGATTCCGCCATTGCCCGACTCACTGCGATCAACCCGGACGTGAAGCTGGTCGCCCACCGTCATGCGCTGGACGCCGATTCCCTCGATGCCGCCGTTGCCGCCGTCGATCTGGTGCTGGATTGCTGCGACAACTTCGGTACCCGCGAGGCGGTGAACGCTGCCTGCGTCGCGGCGAAGAAGCCGCTGGTGAGCGGCGCCGCCATCCGCCTGGAAGGGCAGCTTTCGGTGTTCGACCCGCGTCGCGAGGAAAGCCCCTGCTACCACTGTCTCTACGGCCATGGCAGCGAGGCGGAACTGACCTGCAGCGAAGCCGGCGTGGTCGGTCCGTTGGTGGGCCTGGTGGGCAGCCTGCAGGCGCTGGAGGCGCTGAAGCTGTTGGCCGGTTTCGGCGAGCCGCTGGTGGGTCGCCTGCTGCTGATCGACGCGCTGGGCTCGCGCTTCCGCGAGCTGCGGGTCAAGCGCGATCCGCAGTGCGCCGTGTGCGGAGCCGCGCATGGCTGA
- the prmC gene encoding peptide chain release factor N(5)-glutamine methyltransferase, whose amino-acid sequence MATIMTLLNEAQLPDSPSARLDAELLLAAALGKPRSFLRTWPERVVSREAHDLYERYLARRVAGEPVAYILGRQGFWSLDLEVASHTLIPRPDTELLVETALELLPASPSRVLDLGTGTGAIALALGCERLSWQVLGVDRIPEAVALAERNRERLRLANVAFQTSHWFSTLGGERFSLIVSNPPYIPSTDPHLQQGDVRFEPSSALVSGHDGLDDIRMIIDQAPNHLENGGWLMLEHGFDQPDAVRDLLLGRGFTAVESRRDLGGHERISLGRWTC is encoded by the coding sequence ATGGCAACCATCATGACCCTGCTCAACGAGGCGCAACTGCCGGACTCGCCCAGCGCGCGCCTGGACGCCGAGCTGCTGCTCGCCGCCGCCCTGGGCAAACCGCGCAGCTTCCTGCGCACCTGGCCCGAGCGCGTGGTCAGCCGCGAGGCTCACGACCTCTACGAGCGTTATCTCGCCCGCCGCGTGGCCGGCGAACCGGTGGCCTATATCCTCGGTCGCCAGGGCTTCTGGAGCCTGGACCTGGAAGTCGCGTCGCACACCCTGATCCCGCGCCCGGACACCGAGCTGTTGGTGGAAACCGCCCTCGAGCTGCTGCCCGCCTCGCCGTCCCGCGTGCTCGACCTGGGCACCGGCACTGGCGCCATTGCCCTCGCGCTGGGCTGCGAGCGTCTGAGCTGGCAGGTCCTGGGTGTGGACCGTATTCCTGAAGCCGTGGCCCTGGCCGAGCGCAACCGCGAGCGCCTGCGTCTGGCCAATGTCGCCTTCCAGACCAGTCACTGGTTCTCCACGCTGGGCGGCGAGCGTTTCTCGCTGATCGTCAGCAATCCGCCGTACATTCCCAGCACCGACCCGCATCTCCAGCAGGGTGATGTGCGTTTCGAGCCATCCAGCGCGCTGGTCTCCGGCCACGACGGGCTGGACGATATCCGCATGATCATCGACCAGGCGCCGAACCATCTGGAGAACGGCGGCTGGCTGATGCTCGAGCACGGCTTCGACCAGCCGGACGCCGTGCGCGACCTGCTGCTCGGCCGTGGCTTCACTGCCGTGGAAAGCCGCCGCGACCTGGGCGGCCACGAGCGCATCAGCCTGGGGCGCTGGACATGCTGA
- a CDS encoding tetratricopeptide repeat protein produces MMVPFRRSGPRPSSMNKSLALLTALLLLGGCQSLTQKNPDGASAEKDKAAAAQKDQKYGSFSEDTLYSLLTAELAGQRNRFDIALSNYVEQAKETQDPGVAERAFRIAEYLGADQEALDTSLIWAKAAPDNLDAQRAAAIQLARTGQYDESMVYMEKVLNGQGDTHFDFLALSAAETDPDTRAGLLQSFDRLLKKYPDNGQLLFGKALLLQQDGRPQEALHLLEDNAASKHDVAPLLLRARLLQSMKRSDEALPLLKNGIKEHPDDKRVHLAYARLLVEQNRLEDAKAEFSALVEQFPDDDDLRFSLALVCLEAQAWDEAKVYLQELVERDSHVDSAHFNLGRLAEEQKDPETALKEYALVGPGNDFLPAQLRSTEILLDQKRYDDASRRLAETRDRQPDYAIQLYLIEAEGLSNRDQVDRAWSIIQQGIKQFPDDLNLLYTRSMLAEKRNDLSQMEQDLRLIIQREPDNAMALNALGYTLADRTTRYSEARDLIQKAHSLNPDDPAILDSLGWVNYRLGNLSEAETYLRKALERFPDHEVAAHLGEVLWAQGKQSEARKVWATALQSQPDSPVLRDTMLRLTGSGTL; encoded by the coding sequence ATGATGGTCCCATTTCGCAGGTCAGGCCCTCGTCCTTCCTCTATGAACAAGTCTCTTGCGCTGCTGACTGCTCTGCTGCTGCTCGGCGGCTGCCAGTCTCTTACACAGAAAAATCCCGATGGTGCTTCCGCGGAGAAGGACAAGGCCGCGGCTGCGCAGAAGGACCAGAAGTACGGTTCCTTCAGCGAGGACACCCTTTATTCGCTGCTGACCGCCGAGCTGGCAGGCCAGCGCAACCGCTTCGACATCGCCCTCTCCAACTACGTGGAGCAGGCCAAGGAAACCCAGGACCCCGGCGTCGCCGAGCGCGCGTTCCGCATCGCCGAATACCTGGGCGCCGACCAGGAAGCCCTGGATACCTCGCTGATCTGGGCCAAGGCCGCGCCGGACAACCTCGACGCCCAGCGCGCCGCCGCCATCCAGCTGGCGCGCACCGGGCAATACGACGAATCCATGGTCTACATGGAAAAAGTCCTCAACGGCCAGGGCGATACCCACTTCGACTTCCTCGCACTGTCCGCCGCCGAGACCGACCCGGACACCCGCGCCGGCCTGCTGCAGAGCTTCGACCGCCTGCTGAAGAAGTACCCGGACAACGGCCAACTGCTCTTCGGCAAGGCCCTGCTGCTGCAACAGGACGGCCGGCCGCAGGAAGCCCTGCACCTGCTGGAGGACAACGCCGCCAGCAAGCATGACGTCGCCCCGCTGCTGCTGCGCGCCCGCCTGCTGCAGAGCATGAAGCGCAGCGACGAAGCGCTGCCGCTGCTCAAGAACGGCATCAAGGAACACCCGGACGACAAGCGCGTCCACCTCGCCTACGCCCGCCTGCTGGTGGAGCAGAACCGCCTGGAAGACGCCAAGGCCGAGTTCTCCGCGCTGGTCGAGCAATTCCCCGACGACGACGACCTGCGCTTCTCCCTGGCACTGGTCTGCCTCGAAGCCCAGGCCTGGGACGAGGCCAAGGTCTACCTGCAGGAACTGGTCGAGCGCGACAGCCACGTCGACTCCGCCCACTTCAACCTGGGCCGCCTGGCCGAGGAGCAGAAGGACCCGGAAACCGCGCTCAAGGAATACGCCCTGGTCGGCCCGGGCAACGACTTCCTTCCGGCCCAGCTGCGCTCCACCGAGATCCTGCTGGACCAGAAACGCTATGACGACGCCTCGCGCCGCCTCGCCGAAACCCGCGACCGCCAGCCGGACTACGCCATCCAGCTGTACCTGATCGAAGCCGAAGGCCTGTCCAACCGTGACCAGGTGGACCGCGCCTGGAGCATCATCCAGCAAGGCATCAAGCAGTTCCCGGATGACCTCAACCTGCTCTACACCCGCTCCATGCTCGCCGAGAAGCGCAACGATCTCTCGCAGATGGAGCAGGACCTGCGGCTGATCATCCAGCGCGAGCCGGATAACGCCATGGCGCTCAACGCGCTGGGCTACACCCTGGCCGACCGCACCACCCGCTACAGCGAAGCCCGCGACCTGATCCAGAAGGCCCACTCGCTGAACCCGGACGACCCCGCCATCCTCGACAGCCTGGGCTGGGTGAATTACCGCCTGGGCAACCTCAGCGAAGCGGAAACCTACCTGCGCAAGGCGCTGGAACGCTTCCCCGACCACGAAGTGGCCGCACACCTGGGCGAAGTGCTCTGGGCTCAGGGCAAGCAAAGCGAAGCCCGCAAGGTCTGGGCCACCGCCCTGCAAAGCCAGCCTGACAGCCCCGTCCTGCGCGACACCATGCTGCGCCTGACCGGCTCCGGAACCCTCTGA
- the hemA gene encoding glutamyl-tRNA reductase: MAFIALGINHKTASVAVRERVAFTPEQMVEALQLLCRLTSSREAAILSTCNRSELYLEIEHPDAGDVLAWLADYHNLGIDDLRACAYVHQDEDAVRHMMRVAAGLDSMVLGEPQILGQMKSAYAVAREAGTVGPMLGRLFQATFSTAKTVRTDTAIGENPVSVAFAAVSLARQIFSDLSRSQALLIGAGETITLVARHLHEQGVKRIVVANRTLERASVLAEQFGARAILLADMPDELVNSDIVISSTASQLPILGKGAVERALKQRRHKPMFMVDIAVPRDIEPEVGELEDVYLYSVDDLHEVVAENLKSRQGAAQAAEELVGDGVVEFMQRLRELAAVDVLRAYRQQAERLRDEETQKAQRLLANGADPMEVIAQLSRGLTNKLLHAPSVQMKKLSAEGRIDALAVAQELFALEEGTDKR, encoded by the coding sequence ATGGCCTTCATTGCTCTAGGCATCAACCACAAGACCGCGTCCGTGGCCGTTCGCGAGCGCGTGGCTTTTACTCCTGAGCAGATGGTCGAGGCCCTGCAGTTGCTCTGTCGGCTGACCTCCAGCCGCGAAGCTGCGATCCTCTCCACCTGCAACCGCAGCGAACTCTACCTGGAGATCGAGCACCCCGACGCCGGCGATGTGCTGGCCTGGCTGGCCGATTACCACAACCTGGGTATCGATGATCTGCGCGCCTGCGCCTATGTCCACCAGGACGAGGACGCCGTGCGCCACATGATGCGTGTCGCCGCCGGCCTGGACTCCATGGTGCTGGGCGAGCCGCAGATTCTCGGGCAGATGAAGTCCGCCTACGCCGTCGCCCGCGAGGCCGGCACTGTCGGGCCGATGCTGGGCCGGCTGTTCCAGGCGACCTTCAGCACCGCCAAGACCGTGCGCACCGACACCGCCATCGGCGAGAACCCGGTCTCCGTGGCGTTCGCCGCGGTGAGCCTGGCCCGGCAGATCTTCAGCGACCTGAGCCGCAGCCAGGCACTGCTGATCGGCGCCGGCGAGACCATCACGCTGGTCGCCCGCCACCTGCATGAGCAGGGCGTGAAACGCATCGTGGTCGCCAACCGTACCCTGGAGCGCGCCAGCGTCCTGGCCGAGCAGTTCGGCGCCCGCGCCATCCTGCTGGCGGACATGCCGGACGAGCTGGTCAACAGCGACATCGTCATCAGTTCCACCGCCAGCCAACTGCCTATCCTCGGCAAGGGCGCGGTGGAGCGTGCACTGAAGCAGCGCCGGCACAAGCCGATGTTCATGGTCGACATCGCCGTCCCGCGCGACATCGAGCCGGAAGTCGGCGAGCTGGAAGACGTCTACCTCTATAGCGTCGATGACCTCCACGAAGTGGTCGCCGAGAACCTCAAGAGCCGCCAGGGTGCCGCCCAGGCCGCCGAGGAACTGGTTGGCGATGGCGTCGTCGAGTTCATGCAGCGCCTGCGCGAGCTGGCCGCCGTCGATGTATTGCGCGCCTATCGCCAGCAGGCCGAACGCCTGCGCGACGAGGAAACCCAGAAGGCCCAGCGCCTGCTGGCTAACGGCGCCGATCCGATGGAAGTCATCGCTCAGCTCAGCCGTGGCCTGACCAACAAGTTGCTGCACGCCCCCAGCGTGCAGATGAAGAAACTCTCCGCCGAGGGCCGCATCGATGCGCTGGCCGTCGCGCAGGAACTGTTCGCCCTCGAGGAGGGCACTGACAAGCGATGA
- the prfA gene encoding peptide chain release factor 1, whose amino-acid sequence MKASLLKKLDILSDRFEELTALLGDAEVISDQTKFRAYSREYAEVEPVILAFREFRKVQSDLEGAQALLKDSDPDLREMAEEEVAEAKSALVGLEDRLQRMLLPKDPNDSRNVFLEVRAGTGGDEAAIFSGDLFRMYSRYAEKQGWRVEIMSENEGEHGGYKEVIARVEGENVYAKLKFESGAHRVQRVPATESQGRIHTSACTVAVLPEPDEQAAIEINPADLRVDTYRSSGAGGQHVNKTDSAVRITHIPSGIVVECQEERSQHKNRAKAMAWLAAKLNDQQQAAAQQAIASTRKLLVGSGDRSERIRTYNFPQGRVTDHRINLTLYSLGEVMEGAVEQVIEPLLQEFQADQLAALGD is encoded by the coding sequence ATGAAAGCTTCCCTCCTGAAAAAGCTGGACATCCTCAGCGATCGCTTCGAGGAGCTCACCGCTCTGCTGGGCGACGCCGAGGTCATCAGCGACCAGACCAAGTTCCGCGCGTACTCTCGTGAATACGCCGAGGTAGAGCCGGTGATCCTCGCCTTCCGCGAGTTCCGCAAGGTGCAGTCGGACCTTGAGGGCGCCCAGGCGCTGCTCAAGGACAGCGACCCGGACCTGCGTGAGATGGCCGAGGAGGAAGTGGCCGAGGCCAAGTCCGCGCTGGTCGGCCTGGAGGATCGCCTGCAGCGCATGCTGCTGCCCAAGGACCCCAACGACAGCCGCAACGTCTTCCTGGAAGTCCGTGCCGGTACCGGCGGCGACGAGGCTGCGATCTTCTCCGGCGACCTGTTCCGCATGTACTCGCGCTACGCCGAGAAGCAGGGCTGGCGCGTGGAGATCATGTCCGAGAACGAGGGCGAGCACGGCGGCTATAAAGAGGTGATTGCCCGCGTCGAGGGCGAGAACGTCTACGCCAAGCTCAAGTTCGAATCCGGCGCGCACCGCGTGCAGCGTGTGCCGGCCACCGAATCCCAGGGCCGCATCCACACCTCCGCGTGCACCGTGGCAGTGTTGCCAGAGCCGGACGAACAGGCGGCCATCGAGATCAACCCGGCTGACCTGCGCGTGGACACCTACCGCTCCTCCGGCGCCGGCGGCCAGCACGTGAACAAGACCGACTCGGCGGTGCGCATCACGCACATTCCGTCGGGCATCGTGGTCGAGTGCCAGGAAGAGCGCTCGCAGCACAAGAACCGCGCCAAGGCCATGGCCTGGCTCGCCGCCAAGCTCAACGACCAGCAACAGGCGGCGGCCCAGCAGGCGATCGCCAGCACGCGCAAGCTGCTGGTCGGTTCGGGTGATCGCTCCGAGCGCATCCGCACCTACAATTTCCCCCAGGGGCGCGTCACCGATCACCGCATCAACCTGACCCTGTATTCCCTGGGCGAAGTGATGGAAGGCGCGGTGGAGCAGGTGATCGAGCCGCTGCTGCAAGAGTTCCAGGCCGACCAGCTGGCCGCACTTGGTGATTGA
- the lolB gene encoding lipoprotein insertase outer membrane protein LolB: protein MRLRHLLGAAALALLAGCSSFGTHEALEGQGNATAWNAHKARIATLDGWQIDGKVGIRAPKDSGSGTLFWLQRQDYYDIRLSGPLGRGAARLTGHEGAVTLEVAGQGRYEAATPEELLEQQMGWRLPVSHLLWWIRGLPAPDSKSRLTLDSDSRLAKLQQDGWDVEYTRYSEQNGYWLPERLKLHGQDLDVTLVVKTWQPRQLGQASPQ from the coding sequence ATGCGTTTACGTCACCTCCTCGGCGCCGCCGCGCTTGCCCTGCTCGCCGGCTGCTCCAGCTTCGGCACCCACGAAGCCCTGGAAGGCCAGGGCAACGCCACCGCCTGGAATGCCCACAAGGCCCGCATCGCCACCCTCGACGGCTGGCAGATCGACGGCAAAGTCGGCATCCGCGCGCCCAAGGACTCCGGCAGCGGCACCCTGTTCTGGCTGCAGCGCCAGGACTACTACGACATTCGCCTCTCCGGCCCGCTGGGCCGCGGCGCGGCGCGCCTGACCGGGCACGAAGGCGCAGTCACCCTGGAAGTCGCCGGCCAGGGCCGCTATGAAGCGGCCACCCCCGAAGAGCTGCTGGAACAACAGATGGGCTGGCGGCTGCCGGTTTCCCACCTGCTCTGGTGGATTCGCGGCCTGCCCGCGCCGGACAGCAAGAGCCGCCTGACCCTCGACAGCGACAGTCGCCTGGCCAAGCTGCAACAGGATGGCTGGGACGTGGAATACACCCGCTACAGCGAGCAGAACGGCTACTGGCTGCCCGAGCGCCTGAAGCTGCACGGCCAGGATCTGGACGTCACCCTGGTGGTGAAGACCTGGCAACCGCGCCAGTTGGGCCAGGCGAGCCCGCAGTGA